Proteins found in one Pagrus major chromosome 20, Pma_NU_1.0 genomic segment:
- the gdf2 gene encoding growth/differentiation factor 2 isoform X2, which yields MGADIRTVALTLGSSIFKPCHRKVYSQAREEGKVCLSLVVSIGSCTCKPLSNDIQSEDPREIYTQLSEDDLLEEEDTDAKMENLLGTMKEGFLRQLNLSDVPQEHGKIYPPPFMMELYDKYASDSSTMPQSDVIRSFTVQDITLSVTNGTKSKHRLQFNISIPSHEKITTADLQLFFLPHPRSGVTSHDFKATVKVYEVEYDDLTSTSQLLVGKEVSGSCSMWETLDVTTAIQSWVRSGRGATVFDVVVDRKDCGASYSGEEGGCFNMSVSVGDNTSAALIVFSDDLGSRRRETKKELREMILHEEETILHSGADWNRGDQLPNQILEAQHPRRRKRKAEREYCQRASLKVSFKDIGWDSWIVAPPEYDAFECRGLCYHPLTDEMTPSKHALIQTLMNIRDPSKANMACCVPIKLDPITVMYQENGRLTIRYLYEEMKVAECGCR from the exons ATGGGAGCGGACATCAGGACTGTGGCCCTCACACTGGGGAGCTCCATTTTCAAACCTTGCCATCGCAAAGTCTATTCTCAGGCCCGGGAAGAAGGTAAA GTCTGTTTGAGTCTGGTGGTTTCTATCGGCTCCTGCACCTGTAAACCTCTCAGTAACGACATCCAGAGTGAGGACCCTCGGGAAATCTATACTCAGCTGTCAGAGGACGATCtcctggaggaggaagacacCGACGCCAAGATGGAGAACCTCCTGGGAACCATGAAGGAGGGCTTTCTGAGGCAACTCAACCTGTCAGATGTTCCTCAGGAGCATGGCAAGATCTACCCTCCTCCGTTTATGATGGAGCTTTATGACAAGTACGCCTCGGACAGCTCGACGATGCCTCAGTCGGATGTCATACGAAGCTTCACTGTCCAAG ACATCACTCTCTCTGTCACGAATGGCACAAAGTCAAAGCACCGGCTCCAGTTCAACATCAGCATCCCCAGCCATGAAAAGATCACGACTGCTGATTTACagctcttcttcctcccacATCCAAGGTCAGGGGTCACCTCTCACGACTTCAAGGCCACCGTCAAAGTCTATGAAGTGGAATACGACGATTTGACATCAACATCCCAACTACTGGTTGGCAAAGAGGTTTCAGGCTCTTGCAGCATGTGGGAGACGTTGGATGTGACCACAGCTATTCAGAGCTGGGTCAGGTCGGGCCGTGGCGCAACAGTTTTTGATGTGGTGGTGGATCGGAAGGACTGTGGGGCTTCTTACAGCGGAGAAGAAGGAGGCTGTTTTAATATGAGCGTGTCTGTTGGAGATAACACTTCAGCGGCTTTAATAGTCTTCTCAGATGACCTGGgtagcaggaggagggagacgaAGAAGGAATTAAGAGAGATGATCCTCCATGAAGAAGAAACCATCTTACACTCGGGCGCCGACTGGAACAGAGGAGATCAGCTTCCAAACCAGATCCTGGAGGCTCAGCATCCacggagaaggaaaagaaaggcagagaggGAATACTGCCAGCGGGCCTCTCTCAAAGTCAGCTTTAAAGACATCGGCTGGGACAGCTGGATCGTGGCGCCTCCAGAATATGACGCCTTCGAATGTCGAGGCCTCTGTTACCACCCACTGACGGATGAAATGACCCCATCAAAGCACGCCCTCATCCAGACGCTGATGAACATCAGGGACCCTAGTAAGGCCAACATGGCGTGCTGCGTTCCCATCAAACTGGACCCGATCACAGTCATGTATCAGGAGAACGGACGGCTCACTATCAGATACCTTTATGAGGAGATGAAGGTGGCAGAGTGTGGCTGCAGGTAG
- the gdf10b gene encoding growth/differentiation factor 10 encodes MESFPRSSTMASRLFHTLHLLLILESSWGKLVSEDLGEAARQGADVPPAVEERVFAHGSANRDMVSINMFKVYEKYSKEPLQSQRDGNTVRSFKAVPRVVHGKDVFQFNLSSIQDSELILSASFHYLYKRPRHNQRSWRFRRPRHPSGGLQHPYPTSPQLLFHGSSPNSAFAAPLGNITLAPFKKGSWQTRDVTAVMKHARDVKELVVTVEFDMGFGTSRVQQRSPHGQERLSPANLPYILLYADDRAIDEPNSVAMSLQRYGSFPVAEDASPSASRIRRELHLQIQTNDIPEVQYNTLKNHELWQNTYFPAKAKAAVKPGRKQGQENHEGLSKPQVLSFDERTMKKARRRQWSEPRVCSRRYLRVDFADIGWSEWVLAPKSFDAYYCAGTCGFPIPKVVRPSNHATIQSIVRAVGIVPGVPEPCCVPEKMSPLSVLFLDPTRNMVLKVYPGMSVDTCACR; translated from the exons atgGAATCATTTCCTAGAAGTTCAACCATGGCGAGCCGGCTTTTTCACACTCTGCACTTATTACTGATTCTGGAGTCGAGCTGGGGTAAACTGGTGTCTGAGGATCTCGGTGAAGCCGCGCGTCAAGGTGCCGATGTGCCACCGGCTGTGGAGGAGCGCGTCTTTGCGCACGGAAGCGCCAACCGGGACATGGTCTCCATCAACATGTTTAAAGTGTATGAGAAGTACAGTAAAGAGCCACTGCAGAGCCAGAGGGACGGAAACACCGTGAGGAGCTTTAAAGCTGTCCCGA GAGTCGTCCACGGCAAAGACGTGTTCCAGTTCAACCTGTCGTCCATCCAAGATTCAGAACTCATCCTCTCCGCCTCTTTTCATTACCTCTACAAGCGCCCTCGCCACAACCAGCGATCGTGGCGTTTCCGAAGGCCTCGCCACCCATCCGGCGGCCTCCAGCATCCCTATCCGACCTCCCCGCAGCTCCTCTTCCATGGATCGTCCCCAAACTCAGCTTTTGCAGCACCGCTGGGAAACATAACTCTGGCTCCTTTCAAGAAAGGCTCTTGGCAAACGAGGGATGTAACGGCGGTGATGAAACACGCCAGGGATGTTAAAGAGCTCGTGGTCACCGTGGAGTTTGATATGGGGTTCGGGACCAGTCGGGTGCAGCAGAGGAGTCCTCACGGCCAAGAGCGCCTCTCTCCCGCCAACCTGCCGTACATCTTGTTATACGCTGACGATCGAGCTATAGATGAGCCGAACAGCGTGGCCATGTCGCTCCAGCGGTACGGTTCCTTCCCTGTGGCGGAGGATGCATCCCCCTCAGCCTCAAGGATCCGGAGGGAGCTTCATCTCCAGATCCAAACCAACGACATCCCGGAGGTCCAGTACAACACCTTGAAGAACCACGAACTGTGGCAGAACACGTATTTCCCAGCCAAAGCCAAAGCGGCAGTGAAACCGGGGAGGAAGCAGGGTCAGGAGAACCACGAGGGCCTGAGCAAGCCCCAGGTGCTGAGCTTCGACGAGAGGACAATGAAAAAGGCCAGGAGGAGACAGTGGAGCGAGCCCAGGGTGTGCTCCAGGCGCTACCTCAGGGTGGACTTCGCTGACATCGGCTGGAGCGAGTGGGTTTTGGCACCAAAGTCTTTTGATGCCTACTACTGCGCCGGGACCTGTGGATTCCCTATTCCTAAA GTGGTGCGTCCTTCCAATCACGCCACCATCCAGAGCATCGTCAGAGCTGTGGGGATCGTCCCGGGTGTCCCTGAGCCGTGCTGCGTCCCGGAGAAGATGAGTCCCCTCAGCGTTCTCTTCCTCGACCCAACTAGGAATATGGTGCTGAAGGTTTACCCCGGCATGTCTGTGGATACCTGCGCCTGTCGATAG
- the gdf2 gene encoding growth/differentiation factor 2 isoform X1: MRISRSFLFQVCLSLVVSIGSCTCKPLSNDIQSEDPREIYTQLSEDDLLEEEDTDAKMENLLGTMKEGFLRQLNLSDVPQEHGKIYPPPFMMELYDKYASDSSTMPQSDVIRSFTVQDITLSVTNGTKSKHRLQFNISIPSHEKITTADLQLFFLPHPRSGVTSHDFKATVKVYEVEYDDLTSTSQLLVGKEVSGSCSMWETLDVTTAIQSWVRSGRGATVFDVVVDRKDCGASYSGEEGGCFNMSVSVGDNTSAALIVFSDDLGSRRRETKKELREMILHEEETILHSGADWNRGDQLPNQILEAQHPRRRKRKAEREYCQRASLKVSFKDIGWDSWIVAPPEYDAFECRGLCYHPLTDEMTPSKHALIQTLMNIRDPSKANMACCVPIKLDPITVMYQENGRLTIRYLYEEMKVAECGCR; this comes from the exons ATGCGGATCTCCAGATCATTCCTGTTCCAGGTCTGTTTGAGTCTGGTGGTTTCTATCGGCTCCTGCACCTGTAAACCTCTCAGTAACGACATCCAGAGTGAGGACCCTCGGGAAATCTATACTCAGCTGTCAGAGGACGATCtcctggaggaggaagacacCGACGCCAAGATGGAGAACCTCCTGGGAACCATGAAGGAGGGCTTTCTGAGGCAACTCAACCTGTCAGATGTTCCTCAGGAGCATGGCAAGATCTACCCTCCTCCGTTTATGATGGAGCTTTATGACAAGTACGCCTCGGACAGCTCGACGATGCCTCAGTCGGATGTCATACGAAGCTTCACTGTCCAAG ACATCACTCTCTCTGTCACGAATGGCACAAAGTCAAAGCACCGGCTCCAGTTCAACATCAGCATCCCCAGCCATGAAAAGATCACGACTGCTGATTTACagctcttcttcctcccacATCCAAGGTCAGGGGTCACCTCTCACGACTTCAAGGCCACCGTCAAAGTCTATGAAGTGGAATACGACGATTTGACATCAACATCCCAACTACTGGTTGGCAAAGAGGTTTCAGGCTCTTGCAGCATGTGGGAGACGTTGGATGTGACCACAGCTATTCAGAGCTGGGTCAGGTCGGGCCGTGGCGCAACAGTTTTTGATGTGGTGGTGGATCGGAAGGACTGTGGGGCTTCTTACAGCGGAGAAGAAGGAGGCTGTTTTAATATGAGCGTGTCTGTTGGAGATAACACTTCAGCGGCTTTAATAGTCTTCTCAGATGACCTGGgtagcaggaggagggagacgaAGAAGGAATTAAGAGAGATGATCCTCCATGAAGAAGAAACCATCTTACACTCGGGCGCCGACTGGAACAGAGGAGATCAGCTTCCAAACCAGATCCTGGAGGCTCAGCATCCacggagaaggaaaagaaaggcagagaggGAATACTGCCAGCGGGCCTCTCTCAAAGTCAGCTTTAAAGACATCGGCTGGGACAGCTGGATCGTGGCGCCTCCAGAATATGACGCCTTCGAATGTCGAGGCCTCTGTTACCACCCACTGACGGATGAAATGACCCCATCAAAGCACGCCCTCATCCAGACGCTGATGAACATCAGGGACCCTAGTAAGGCCAACATGGCGTGCTGCGTTCCCATCAAACTGGACCCGATCACAGTCATGTATCAGGAGAACGGACGGCTCACTATCAGATACCTTTATGAGGAGATGAAGGTGGCAGAGTGTGGCTGCAGGTAG
- the irbpl gene encoding retinol-binding protein 3, translating into MAQHSPPLLLTLLLCTLSVDSSFQPALVLDMANILLENYCFPENLVGMQEAIQQAINSGEILQISDKKTLAAVLTVGVQGALNDPRLTVTYEPNFVPVVPQMLPSLPIEQLIWLVRNSVKLDILDNNVGYLRIDRIIGEETAAKLGSLLRDNIWDKVAQTSSLILDLRYSTAGELSGVPFIISYFSDSESLIHIDTVYDRPSNTTRELWSMPSIPGEKYGKNKDLIILTSKRTVGAAEAVAYTLKNLKRAIIVGERSAGGSVKVQKIRIAQSEFYITVPVARSVSPITGQSWEVNGVSPTVSVIAKEAVVKAKSLLVVRSTIPKVIQSISDIIRRYYAFTDRIPALLQLLQSTDLFSVVSEEDLAVRLNHDLQTVSEDPRLIIKYMQDDAATGEEDPELYNIQDDMKLLRELVDTTFKVEILPHNTGYLRFDKFVKLSAEAKVEELMANTVWEPLKDTNNLIIDLRYNTGGSSTSLALILSYLQDPSQKHHFFTIHDSFQNITTDYNSLPHITGPSYGSKRGVYVLTSYYTSSVGEEFAYLVQSLHCGTVIGEITSGTLMHSKTFQIEGTDIAITVPFINFLDNNGEFWLGGGVVPDAIVLAEDAVEHAHEIADFHQGLRSLIEGTGELLEKHYAIHEVAIEVSKILLRKWTEGLYRSVVDFESLASQLTADLQETSDDHRLHVFHCDVEPESLRDVPMIPTAEEVGYMIDALFKIDLLSDNVGYLRFDMMADVEVVKATGPQLLKLVWSKIVNTDALIIDMRYNTGGFSTAIPLLCTYFFDAEPLQHLYTVFDRTTNTMTEVMTLPQVKGQRYGSSKDVYILTSHMTGSAAEVFTRTMKDLKRATIVGEPTIGGSLSSGTYQIRDSVLYASIPNQVVLSAITGKVWSVSGVEPHVIAQATDALPVAQRIIAARLLKKEQGK; encoded by the coding sequence ATGGCGCAACACTCACCACCACTACTTTTGACACTTCTTCTATGTACTCTATCTGTCGACTCATCGTTCCAGCCTGCCCTGGTGTTAGACATGGCAAACATTCTTTTGGAAAACTACTGCTTCCCTGAGAACCTGGTTGGGATGCAGGAGGCCATCCAACAAGCCATAAACAGCGGAGAAATCCTGCAGATTTCAGACAAGAAGACCCTGGCAGCTGTGCTCACAGTCGGAGTACAAGGGGCGCTGAATGATCCCCGGTTGACTGTGACATACGAGCCAAATTTTGTCCCAGTGGTGCCACAGATGCTGCCGTCTCTCCCAATAGAGCAGCTGATCTGGCTGGTGAGAAACTCTGTCAAGCTGGATATCCTGGACAACAATGTCGGATACTTGCGGATTGATCGGATAATTGGGGAGGAGACAGCGGCAAAGCTTGGCTCTCTGCTGAGGGACAACATCTGGGATAAAGTTGCCCAAACATCCTCACTCATCTTGGACCTGAGGTATAGCACAGCTGGAGAATTGTCTGGAGTTCCTTTTATAATCTCCTATTTCTCAGACTCTGAATCCCTCATTCATATTGACACTGTGTATGACAGGCCCTCAAATACAACCAGGGAGCTGTGGAGCATGCCATCAATACCAGGCGAAAAGTATGGAAAGAACAAagatttgattattttgacCAGCAAGCGTACTGTGGGGGCGGCTGAGGCAGTGGCATACACCTTAAAAAACCTAAAGAGGGCCATCATCGTTGGAGAAAGGTCTGCTGGTGGGTCAGTTAAAGTCCAAAAGATAAGAATCGCTCAATCGGAGTTCTACATAACTGTTCCTGTGGCAAGATCAGTTAGCCCAATCACAGGTCAGAGCTGGGAAGTGAATGGTGTTTCCCCAACGGTCAGTGTCATTGCCAAGGAAGCTGTCGTGAAAGCCAAGTCCCTTCTGGTTGTAAGGAGTACCATTCCAAAAGTTATACAGAGTATTTCTGACATCATCAGGAGGTATTATGCTTTCACTGACAGAATTCCAGCTCTTCTTCAACTCCTGCAATCTACAGACTTATTCTCTGTCGTATCTGAGGAGGACCTGGCAGTCAGACTTAACCATGACCTCCAGACTGTGTCTGAAGATCCACGACTTATCATCAAATACATGCAAGACGATGCTGCCACAGGAGAGGAGGATCCGGAGCTTTACAACATTCAAGATGATATGAAATTATTAAGAGAGCTGGTTGATACAACGTTTAAAGTGGAAATTCTCCCACACAATACGGGCTACCTGCGCTTTGATAAGTTTGTCAAGTTGTCTGCAGAGGCTAAAGTCGAAGAGCTCATGGCTAATACGGTATGGGAACCCCTCAAAGACACTAATAACCTGATTATTGATCTACGCTATAACACTGGTGGATCCTCTACATCTCTAGCTCTTATACTGTCCTATCTGCAGGACCCATCCCAGAAGCATCACTTTTTCACAATACATGACAGTTTTCAGAACATAACAACAGACTATAACTCTCTACCCCACATTACAGGCCCATCCTATGGCTCCAAACGTGGAGTTTATGTGTTGACCAGCTACTACACATCAAGTGTTGGCGAAGAGTTTGCCTACCTTGTACAGTCCCTACATTGTGGCACAGTCATTGGGGAAATTACATCTGGCACTTTGATGCATTCAAAGACGTTTCAAATTGAGGGAACAGATATTGCCATCACTGTCCCTTTCATCAactttttggacaacaatggtGAATTCTGGCTGGGAGGTGGTGTGGTCCCTGATGCTATTGTGCTAGCCGAAGACGCTGTGGAGCATGCTCACGAGATTGCAGATTTTCACCAAGGCCTCAGGTCCCTTATAGAGGGAACTGGGGAACTGTTGGAAAAACACTATGCAATCCATGAAGTCGCAATAGAGGTCAGCAAGATACTGTTGAGGAAATGGACTGAGGGATTATACAGGTCAGTGGTTGACTTTGAATCTTTGGCATCTCAGTTGACGGCAGACCTGCAAGAGACTTCAGATGATCACCGCCTCCATGTCTTCCACTGCGATGTCGAGCCCGAGTCGCTTCGTGATGTCCCAATGATCCCTACTGCTGAAGAAGTCGGATACATGATTGACGCTTTGTTTAAAATTGATCTTCTGTCAGATAATGTTGGTTATCTAAGGTTTGACATGATGGCAGATGTAGAGGTGGTAAAGGCCACTGGACCTCAGTTGTTAAAATTAGTGTGGAGCAAGATAGTCAACACAGATGCTCTCATAATTGACATGAGGTACAACACCGGTGGATTTTCAACAGCAATTCCCCTCTTGTGCACCTATTTTTTCGATGCTGAACCTTTGCAGCATCTTTACACTGTCTTCGACCGCACTACAAACACCATGACAGAGGTCATGACATTGCCTCAGGTTAAGGGTCAAAGGTATGGGTCCTCCAAAGACGTCTACATCCTCACCAGTCATATGACAGGGTCAGCAGCTGAAGTGTTCACTCGCACTATGAAGGACCTGAAAAGGGCCACAATCGTTGGTGAACCAACGATCGGAGGGTCTCTATCAAGTGGAACCTATCAGATCAGGGACAGTGTCCTGTACGCTTCCATCCCTAACCAGGTTGTGTTAAGTGCAATCACTGGGAAAGTGTGGAGTGTCTCAGGGGTTGAGCCTCATGTTATTGCCCAGGCCACTGACGCTCTTCCTGTAGCACAGAGAATTATTGCAGCAAGGCTGTTGAAGAAAGAGCAAGGAAAATAA